The genomic region GGAAGGGCACCCAGGTGGGGCTTCGGCTCCACCTTTTCTTTTGCTGATTTTCCGCACAAAGTCCGAGATCCCCGACGAATTATTTATTGTCCCATCAAAGGGACGGATTTTTCTTTAATTCGTCCCGGCGCGTTTCCCACCATCGCTGAACCTCTGCAAATGCTCCATCCTAGGGGAATTTTACCGCTGTTGACCTTTGCCTGCACCCGGTGTAAAAAGGGCAACCAGGGGGCGCCATGAAGGATACGCGGGCTTTTATCTATTCAAGCCGTTTTGGCGATTACACCTACGGTGAAGCGCATCCGTTCAAACTTCTGCGCTATCGGCTGACCTTCGAGTTGATCAACGAGCTTGGTCTTTTGAGCAATCCGGCCACGCGCGTGCTGGAGGCAGCCCAGGCCGAAGAGGCAGATCTTGCGCGCTTTCATCGCCGGGATTATCTCGCCGTTCTGCGTGAATTCAGTGCCGCCGAAACGCCCCGCGCGAATTTTCTTTTCGGGCTGGGAGATTTGGAAAATCCTGTATTCCCCGGGGTCTATGATTGGGCGCGCCTGGTGTGCGGCGGAACTCTTGATGCGGCCCGTCTGGTTGCCGATGGCGGTTGCCGGATTGCATTTCACATGGCCGGGGGCTGGCATCATGCACAGGCTTCTCGGGCCTCGGGATTCAGTTACCTCAACGATGCCGTAATCGCCATCCACGCTCTGCTCGAAAGGGGATTGCGGGTCGCCTATGTGGATCTTGACGCTCACCATGGCGATGGAGTTCAGGAGGCTTTCTACGACAACGACCAGGTGCTCACCATCTCGTTGCACGAAACCGGCGACGACTTTTTTCCCCACACCGGCTATGTCGATGAACTCGGCTGCGGGTGCGGTTATGGGTACAGCGTCAATGTCCCCTTGTCCCGGCATTGCGATGATCGTCTTTTTCTGCGCGCCTTCAACCACATCGTTCCACCGCTCCTCTCAAAATTCGCTCCCGATGTTCTCCTTACCCAGATGGGCGTTGATGGTTTGCGTACCGACCCTCTGACGCGTCTGGAACTTACTACTGCCGCTTATGAATCCTGCGCCCGCTGGTTTCGAGATAGCCATTTGCCCTGGGTTGTGCTGGGTGGCGGTGGTTACCACAAGATTAATGTTGCTCGCACCTGGACCCTGCTTTGGGGTATTATTCAGGGGGTGGAACTGCCGGATTTTTTGCCGAAGGTTTTTTGCGGGACAATTTCCGCTCTGGGTTTTCCTGATTATCGATTGCGCGATTTGCCCCATCAGGCTCAATCCGATGATTTCAGTCGTGCAGAGCAGGCTTTGGATGCAAACCTGGAGTATCTTGACCGGCACCTGTTTCCCCTCCACGGAATCGGGCCATGAACCTAAAGGAGGCACCAAGTGCACGCCTTCTCGATCCCCAGGGGGTGCCGCTGTGCTCCTTGGTTGAGATCAATCGCCTGGCCCCTGTCATTAAGGAAGAGCTTTATCGCCGGCTCGTGCCGCGCCGGATTTTTACCGATTATGCCATCGATCCGGGCAGCCTGCGTTGTCCCGATGGGCAGCGCGCCGTCACCTTTATCTGTCCCGAAGGGCTCGGCCTGGTGCGGATCGAGGTCCGTCCGCGTCGCCGGAAACGGGACTGTTTATTCTTCGTGGAGGTGGCCGACACGCCTTATGGCCAGATCGAACTCTCCCTCTGTCTGATCAACGACCTCGACGCGCCACGCTATAACGTCGATGTCGATGAGCTGGGCCGCGACAACTGTTTCGGCACCTTGCGACGCAATCGCGGCGAAGAACTGCGGGCCATGTCCGCCGGACTCGCTCCCAATCAGGTGCGTCGTGGATTGCAGATGTTTTCCCAGTTTTTTGAACAATTTGAAAAGTTTGTCGCAGCTCTCGGCATTTCAGTTATCATTGCTGAACCTTTGAGTTATGATAACGCCGTGCGTTACGAAGGTTATGGATTCGATTACCTCAGCGGCAAAAAACTCATGCTGTGGATCAATGAAGAATTTCAGCCTGGGGGACTCCTGTTTCAGCGTCTCAACGGAGAATCCCCTTTCCGTCGACCCGGCATGGAAAAAACCGTGCGGGGGCGCAGTTGGGCCATTCATGACGGCATCCTTGGACGCCCCTGGGATGGCGTGAAAATTTATAAGACTGTTGGACAACATGCGGGAGTCAATACATTTTCCCAGCGCCTTGGCTGAACGAATGCTTGGAGAAAATTAAGGTTTGTGCTATGAATAATCACATGTCTGCCAGCGAATCCCTTTCCCCACAGTATTATCGCCTCTGGACGCCTCCGTCGGGAACCACGGTCGCCGTGGGTTCCGAACGCACGCCCATGGCTTTGCCGCAAATTCCACTGCCCTTGCACAGGCAGGGCGAGGACCTTTCCCCGCCGGATGACGATGCTATCGGTCAGGGCGTTTTCGACTACCTGCGCGAGTTTCCCGATTGTCCGCACAATCAGGCTTATGCCGAATTGTTGCGTGACGCCTATCCTCACTACATTGCGGAAATCGGCAGCCAGATCGCCATGCTTGATGCCCGGGAGGTCGATCCGCCCTACATCAGACGCAAAATCACCCTGCTTCGCATACTGCTGCTTCTTGATCCGAACAACGCCGGATTGTCCATGCAGTTAGGCATGGCCTATTATCATGTAGGTATGATGTTTTCCGAACTGCGCACCTGCCGTTTCGATCTGCTCACGGCGCTGGCTTACCTGCAAAAAGCCTTGAGCCTTTCGGCGCGCAATCCATCGATATATAATTATCTTGGGCAAATCGATTTTTACTTAGGCGATTATCCCGGTGCGGTCCGTCATTGGCGCGGCATTCACGACCAACTGCCCGATGGGCCCGCCAAGCAGGAGTTGGCTCGCCGCATTGCCGACATCGACCGCGGCGAGGTTCCCGATCACCCGCTGGCCGAGAACTTTGAAAAAATCGGCGAGGCGTTGGCGGCTTTCCGTGAAGGCTTCATCGATGCCGCGCGGCGGGAGATGGAAACTCTTGCCGCTGACGAGCAATTTCTGGCGATATATCAGGCGCCGGAATTCTACCACTTCCTGGGACTGTGCCGAGAGCGTTGTGAGGATTCTCAGGGAGCTATTGCCGCCTTTGCTGAAGCTTTGGGCATTGATGAAGATTTTGCGCCGGCCCGAGAGGCTTTTGAACGTGTGCATGCGCAGAGCTAAGGTCGTCATGGGGTTTTCGCGGTTTGTCGCCGGGGTGGTTATTGCCTTGGGTCTCCTTGTTGGCGGCGCCGGCGTCGCGCTGAGTGCCGTTGAAGAAGACGACAGGATTTTCACTCTCTGGCCTCTCCTTGATTATCGCAGCTCGCCCCAGGTCGATTATGCGAGCCTGCGCGTGCTGGGGCCCCTGTTCAAGTATGAGCGCAAAGGCCCGGAGGTGGAATATGGCCTGCGCCCGCTATTTTTCCGTGCCCAGGATCGCGACAGCGGTCTGCGGATTAGTGAGTACCTCTACCCCGTTGCCTCCAGTCGGCACGAGGACGAGCAAAGCTATTTTCAGTTTCTGCGACTCTACGAAACGGACTTAGATCGCCGTGAGCAGGGCCGCGGCGATCAATTTACTTTGTTTCCTTTTTTGTTTTACGGGGAAGATGAAGAGCGTGGGAAGTATTTCGCTTTTTTCCCCATCGGTGGTAAAATTTATAACCGATTTTGGCGCGATGAAATTCGTTTCACGTTGTTTCCCCTTTACGGTTATACACAGAAGGACGGTACGGAAATCACCAACATTCTGTGGCCCATATATGCACGTATCGAGGGCAAAAATGAAACCGGCGTTAAATTCTGGCCCCTCTATGGACGATCCGAAAAAGAAGGGGTTTATCGCAAACGCTTTGCGATCTGGCCGTTTTATTTCAATGAGCACCTGGGACTGGATGGCGAAAATCCGCGCCATCGGCGCGGCGTTTTCCCTTTTTATCTGGCGCAAGATTCGCCCGTGCGTTCTCAAAAGACCTGGTTGTGGCCTTTTTTTAGTCACATCGTCGACCAAGAGCGTGATTACGAAGAATGGAACCTGCCCTGGCCGCTGGTGCGGCATGCGCAAGGCAGCTACAAAGAATCGCGCAAATTTCTCCCGTTTTATTCCTACGAACGCACCGGAGTCCTGGAGCGCCGCTGGGTAGTTTGGCCGATCTATCTGCACAGCCGCCTGACCACTGAAGATCTGGTGCGGGAACGCGGTCGCGTGTTGTTCTTTCTCTTCTCCAACCTTGAGGAGCGGCTGATTTTGGAAGATGAGCAGGATTATACGCGACTGAAAAGGGTGGCGCTCTGGCCCTTGTTCAATTATGAGCGCCGCATGGGTGTCTCGCATTTTTCCACGCTGGCGCTACTTGAACCGTTTTTTCCCGACCATGACAGTATTCGCCGCAACTGGTCGCCTCTCTGGTCTGTGTATCAGAGCAAATGGGATACTCACGGCAATCAGATCTCCTCGCTTCTATGGAATCTCTACTGGAAAGAGCGCCGCGGCGAAGATCTCGCCTACGAGTTGTTTCCTCTGGTCAGCTATCAGGGCGCTGGGGGGGCGATGAAGGAGTTTAAGCTGCTCAAAGGTCTGGTGCATGTTATCCGCGAAGAAGATGGCGGACGATTCTCTCTGTTTTATCTGCCCTGGGGATTTTCCTGGGGCCGGCAGGCGCAATGACCATGATCGGACGATTTCTTGAATTCATCGGCGGGAAAATTCTTTCCATCGCCCAGACCACCGGGGAGATGTTAAGGCTTCTGGTGCAGACCTTTTATTATTTCAAGGAAGCGCCGCGTAACCTGCCTGCCATTTTTCGCCAGATGAGCGATATCGGCATCGATACCCTGCCCATCGCGACGCTTATGGCCTTCTTTGTCGGCATGGTTCTCGCCCTGCAGACGGGCACTCAGCTTGCGACTTTCGGGACTCAGAACGTTATCGGTGCCATCGTCGGGCTCTCCATGGTCAAGGAATTGGGGCCGGTCATGACCAGCATCCTGGTGGCCGGTCGCGTCGGATCGTCCATGGCCGCTGAAATTGGGGCGATGAAGGTTTACGAAGAGATCGACGCTCTCAAGACTCTGGAAATCAATCCGGTGCGCTATCTGGCCATGCCGCGCATGATTGCCTGTTTGCTTGCGGTGCCCGCATTGACGGTGTTTTCCATCATCGTTGGGATTTTCGGCGGAGGTTTCATCAGTGCCTTTACCCCGCGCATCAACGTGCCCTTCAATGTTTATTTCGACAATCTGGTTCTGGCCCTGGACTACAGTGAGATTTTCAAAGGGCTCCTTAAGGCCACGGTCTTTGGTGGCATCATCGCCCATGTCGGCTGCTATGTCGGCTTCCAGACCACGGGTGGGGCGCGGGGCATCGGGCATTCTACGACACGGGCAGTGGTCATGAGCTTTTTGCTGATCATGATCGCCAACTATTACCTGACGCGACTCACATTGTAGGATAACAGTCTACTTATGGCCAAGACGGAAGAAGAATTCAACGGCGAAGACCGAGGGATGTGGGATAAGCTGGTGCATGGGTTTCCCGGCTCGGTATTTGAAGAGGAACATCGCGGCGAATGTGTTCCCGAATACTCCGAACCGCGTGGCGTTGATATTCGCGTCGAGAATCTCAACAAATCTTTCGGCGATCTGCATGTGCTCAAAGACATCTGCCTGGATATCAAGGCAGGTGAAACGTTTTCCATCATCGGTCCGTCGGGAACCGGAAAAAGCGTATTGCTCAAGCACATCGTCAAGCTGGTCAAGCCCGACAGTGGCCGTATTTTCATTGATGGGCATGACATTTTCGCGGAGAAACCCAAGGACGCGGCGCGCGAATATCGCTACTCCATGGTTTTTCAGACCTCGGCGTTGTTCAACTCGCTCACCGTTGGTGAAAATGTCGGCTTGTGGCTGCGTGAAAAGCGCATCTGCAACGAGGGGCGCATTCGCCGTGTTATTCGCGAGAAACTACGGCTGGTGGGACTTGAGGGCAAAGAGGACATGATGACTTCGGAACTCTCGGGAGGCATGAAAAAACGTGTAGCTATTGCTCGCTCCCTGGCCATGAACCCCGATCTGATTCTTTATGACGAGCCGACAGCCGAACTCGATCCCGTCACCTCGGATGAGCTGGCTCGTGTGGTCATGAACCTCAAAGAAGACATCAGCCTGACCAGCGTCATCGTCAGCCACGATCTCAATTTTGCGTTTCATCTATCCGACCGGGTGGCCATGATTCACGATGGCCGCATCATTGAAGTCGGCACCCCTGCCGAACTCAAAGCCAGCGAGAATCCAAATGTGAAAAAATTTATTTACACAACGACCAAAGGAATTACGGGGAGCTGATATGGCCATATCAACGGAAAAGAAAGTCGGATTGTTTTTCCTCGTTGCGCTGGTGGCGCTTGCCTTGCTGATCGAGTTTGTTGAAGAGATCCGGCCCTTTGAAAGCCAGGTGGAGTATGTGGCCTATTTTAGTTCACTGGTCGGGCTCAACCAGGGCGACCCGGTGCGCATGGCCGGCGTACAGGTAGGAAAAGTCAGGTCCATCGAGTTGGAGGACCATCGCATCAAGGTTGTATTACAGGTGCGGGAGGGAACCTCCGTCAAGGAGGACAGCGTGGTGCGGGTGCGCCAGACCAATCTTCTGGGTGGGCAATTTCTCGGCATCGATTTCGGTTCCGTGGATAAGCCGGTGTTGCCGTCGGGTTCGGAATTGCCGACGGAGCCCACAGTCAATATCGATGAAATGCTGACCGATCTCGACCGCAATCTCAAGATCGCCCTAGGTGACTTCAGCGCATTTTTAGAGGATGGGCGCGAGCAGCTTGCCGCTTCCGGAGATCGACTGGCAAGCATTCTCTCCAAGGTCGACGAAGGCGAGGGCACCCTTGGCATGCTGGTGAATGATCCTCGCCTGTTTGATGATGTGCAGCTGGTTGCGGAAAATGTTGCCGAGATAACGCGACGCCTCGAAGCCGGCGAAGGCTCTTTAGGGCGTATGCTCACGGATGACGAACTTTACGTGAGAACCACCGCGGCCCTGACCAACATTCAGGATATCAGCGAGCGCATTCGCCGGGGCGAAGGAACTCTGGGGCAGCTTCTGGTCAATACCGAAATCCATGACCGCACCGCCGATGCTCTGGGCTCCATTCGCGACATCACCGGTAAAATCAATGAGGGCGAGGGCACCCTGGGGCGTCTGGTCCATGATGACCAGCTTTATCTTGAAACCACCGAGACCATGACCCGCATCAACAGCATCGCTGCAAAGATTGATGATGGGCAGGGTACCATCGGTCGCCTGATCAATGAAGACGATATCTACCGCGACGCCAAAACCACCCTCAACAAGGTCGAAAAGACCGTCGACGGTCTTAGTGATGCGGGTCCGCTAAGTGCTCTGGGAGTCGTGCTGGGGACGTTGTTCTAATTGTCCATGGTCCATGGTCCGTGGTCTGGTGACAAGCCGTTTGACTTTTTATGGGGTAAGGGACACCCTCTCCCTGACAACTGACAACTGACAACTGACAACTGACAACTGACAACTGACAACTGACAACTGACAACTGACAACTGACAACTGACAACTGACAACTGACAACTGACAACTGACAACTGACAGCCCCTCACAACCCCCGCAGATTCAGGTACGAAAAACGTGTGAGTTGATTGTGGCGAATCATGGCGGCGATTTCTTCGACGTACTCTTCGCCGCGGATCGAGTAGGCCTGAAGACCCTGGGCCAGATCGACCCCTTTCAGTGGCCGGTTTTCCAGACGCGCCTGATGGCGTTTTTCGCGCAAGGGTGCGTAAGCGCGGTGGGTGTTGAGATTAAGCATGTAGGACCTGAGAGAATCATAAATCGTCGGAAAGCTACGAACCTCATAAATTTCACCCGCAGGCCGATCGGTGGGCACGATGCCCGTGCCTGGAGTGAAGGTCCATTCGCCGAAGAGGTTGTTGGCGACCTGCGCAAATCGTGAGGTGCCCCATCCTGATTCATTGGCCGCCTGCGCCAGTACCAGGGACGGCGGAAGGACATCCACCCGCTTCAGCAATCTCGTCCTTACTTCACAATCACTGAACGGATCGCCGGCGACTCTGTACTTGTCCTGAATCTCGGCGAGACGCTCGGCCTCTTCCTCTGTCGGCAGTCGTCCCTTATCGAAACCACTGATCAGAAATTCAACCAGATCGCGCTCCGATTGGATTTCTTCATTGCCCATCAGGATCATGGGCAATAAAGTGAGAAAGAAAATGCGCTTTCTTTCGTTGACCTGCGAAACACGGTCGAGATCCTGGGGAAGCGAGGTCACGATCAGCTTAGGTACGCCCTGATCAAGGTTGTCCAGATCGTAGTCGTTGAGGGCAAAAAGTCGGGAGAGTTCGGCATGGCCGTCAGGCGCCACCACGACCACGTCGGGCTGGCCGCCATTGGTGGGAGGCGGGGGACCGCTGTCTTGGCAACCCAACAGGACCAACACCATAAGCCCAGCCAAGAATAAATGCTGATAAAGACGGAAGATTTTCATAGGCAATCGCGAAATGTATCAGAATGAAGAGGGGGAGTCAATAACAAAAACGCGCGCGTCGATTAAGGGCTCGGCGCGCGCGTTTTTATTGGAGTTCAGCGTAAGACCGGGTTGGCCAAAGATCCGGAAAGGCGCAGGCGATAGGTGCCGTTTCGATCGGGGCTGACACCGGTGAGCAGGAGGAGCTCGGCGAGATTTGGATCCAGTGTCATTGTCGGCGTAATTTCAATCTGAGCAGTAATCCGGCTGGCCTGCGGAGATTCGGCCAACAGAAGAGTTCCGCGGCCTTCAACAAGGAGATCGCCGTCTGCCGTACGCAGTTCCTCGATGCGCAGGTTGCGGCCCTGCAATTCACCGCGCAGGGTAATGCCACCGAGAGAAAGGCGTCCCTCGCTGGCGCCCAGAGCTTCGAGCCCCGACACGGCCGCGCGGTCGAGTTGCAGTTGAAAGCCCGCCTGCCCCCTTAGTGCTGAAAGATCTCCCGAAGCATCCACGTTGCCACTCAATACGCCCTGGATGGGGTAGGGAAATTCCGTGGGAAGAAAGGGGGCCAAGCCGATTGCGTTGAGAGTCGTGGCAAGATCGCCGTCTTTGTACATCCGTCCCTGCATGGATCCCACGGGGAATCCAGCCGTGACGCCGGCTGCAGGATTGGCGCCGAAGAGAGAGCCCCAGATCGGTGAGATGCGGATAACAGGAATGCGCACCGGCGGCCAGTTGTCCAACTCGGGTTGCCAGGCGACATTGCGCAAGGTCAGGGTCAAGGGCGGAGCCAGGCTCAGGTCGCCGATATCGATGCGCACTCCGGTTTGCTGAAAAATGAGCTGCTCGGCCCGCGCGCGCAGAATCTGGTCGGGAAACAAAATCAGAACCGTCAGGACAAAGGCGGCGATAAAAAGAGTGAAGGCGCCCAGGTGCAAGGCAAATTGGCGCCGCAGGTCAGATTTACTGGCGGTTTTTGTCGGGGATTTGCTGCGTTTGAATAATAATTTCATGCCGGCTTCTGCAGGTAAGAGACGATAAAGGTGGCGTCCAGTTGTGAGCGATCATCAAAGCGGGTTCTGATCCGCAGGTTCTTGGTGTTGAGATGGATATCGGCGGAGTCCATGGCATGCAAGAGCCGCACGAACTGGTCGAGGCGAATGCGTTCCAGGCGAATCTCCACGGACTCTTCGCGAAACTCACCCTGGGTCTGGGGGCTCTGGGGACGCATGGAGACCAGGTTTTCCCGAACTCCGGTGCGATTGGTGACATCTTCAACAAAAGAAAACAGGGAAAATCCCCGAGCGCCCGTCACCAGGTGCCGTTCCGCAACCGTCAGCTCCTGCTGCAGGCGCCGATATTCACGTTGCAGCATACGCACTTCCTCAAGCTGCCGCTCACGGCTGGCAATGCGCGTTTCGGCGGCTGCAACGGCTTCGCGATAGGGCGAAACCACGCCCAGCCACAGAATCAACAGCAGGATTGCGGCGGCGCCGCATGCGAGAAAAATTTTTTCTCTTGGGGACAGGTTGCCGATCATCGTATGAATTCCTCCGGCGTAATCCTCAGATTCAGGCGAAAGTCGACACGGGTGCCTTCCAGGCCCATTTTGGCATCGGTGATCTGCGCATCCCGAAAAAGAGGCGATGTTTCAAGGCTGCGCGACAGCCGATTGATGGCCTCAAAGGAGGTGGTCGTGCCGTCGAGGCGCAACTGCTCCCCGATGAACGAGAGTTCACGCACGTCCAGGGTGACATCCGCCGGTGAGCGCGCCGAAATCTCACGCAGGATGCTCAGGGCCGAACGGTCGCTACCCAGCCCGAGCAGGCGCGCACGATCCTGCAACTGAACCAGGCTGCTGCGCATCTGCGCCGGAACATCGACGATGACCGTAGCCTGGGGGAAGGTTTCACGAAAGATGTTTGACATCTCCTCGCGCAGAGCATCGGCGCGCGACATTTTGTGCGCATAGTTGGTATAGGCGCCGGCGCCGAGCAACACCAGGCACAGCCCGAGCAGCACGGAGGCACCAATCAGACGGCGGCGAAAACCGCTCCATTCGCTCTTCGGCGCCAACTCGCCTTTGAGGAAATTGAGGTTTCTCTCGCGTTCCGGCAGCGCGGTGCGCAACGCCAGGGCCGCCGCCGGGAGAAAGGCCGGCTCCAGTGGTTCTCCGGCGAGCTTGAGTGAAGGAACTTGCACGCTGAGCCCGGCGTCGCTCAGAGTTTGCCGCAGTTCGTTGGTCACGCCCGAGCCGATCAGAATCAGGGGCAGGGGGGGGTGCTTTCCGGCATGGGCAAGGGCCAGATATTCACGCATCATAAGGGACGCGATTTTCTGCGTATCGAGATTTGCCCTGCGCGGCAGGCTGCGATAGTCGGCCACCTGACCGTCTTCGATCCGGGCGAGAACCACCTCTTTCTGGTTGAGGGTGGCCAGCACCCCCTTATCCACATGCTTGCGCAGACCGGCGACCCAGGCAAAGGGCGCCAGGTCCAGCAGGTGCAGAGGGTGTCCGGCTTCTTGAAATTTTTCGGCCATGGCGGCTGCGGCGGATTTTTTGACCGCGGCCGCGGCAATGCTGAACTGGCCGTCCTGCGGGCGAGCCGCGAGAAAATCAAATTCCAAATCTTCGCCATTGGGAACCTGGCCGGCCAATTCCAGCGGTAGAGCCGCTGCGATCTTTTTGGGGTCGGAAAACGGAAACTCCAGGGTGCGGAAGAAGCTGCCCACGGCGGGCAGACAGGTCGCCACCCGATCTCCGAAAGCCAGGTCTCCGAGAATTTCTGACAAGGCCTGGGAAAGGTCGCTTTCGTCAGCGGCAAGAGGGCGCAGGGTTGCCGCCGTAAGGACCGGTCCCGTTTTGGTCATTTCAGCCGTGACGGCACGCAGCGTGCCTTTCTCAATGTCGATACCGATAAATTTTTTAGCCATATCTCTATATTTTCAGTCAACGCGCAGTGAGTGGATTTGATTGTTCCGCTTGCCGACCACGGCGGTCACGGTACGGGTTCCATCATTGACCCATGCCTGCGAGCGGATGCGGTAAAAGTCGCTTCTGAACGTAATGCTGTACGTCAGTTCGGCACTGGTGGGAAATAATTCCCACAGACCGGGAAACTCACGTTGGAAATCCTCGAGAGTCTCAAAGGGTGAAAGATCACGGGCTTCCGCAATGGCCTCGGCTTCTTCGAAAAAGATGCGGCGATCCTCATCGAAATACAGGGTTGCAATGACCTCCGGGCTGGCCGTGTTGAGGTTGACCCGCAAGTTGCCGTAAATCGTGACGTGGGGGCGCAGCCGGTCGACGATCTCCGGAGTAAAGCCCCTGACCAGGGCCAGCTCGTCAAGACTGACCAGGGGACCGTTGCGGGCCATGTAGGGCGGATTGAGGCTCTGATAATAGTTGCTCTCAGCCCCTAGCGCGCCATCCTGATCATAGGTCTCGCTGTCCGTGTCGAGCCAGTCGATGAGGGCCGCCACCATGTCCGCCGGATGGTCGAAGTCGAAATGCTCGAACAGACGCGTCAGGCGCTCTCTCTGCACGGGCTCGGGATTGTTGCCGCGCACCAGGGCGTTGATCGCCAGTCGGCCGTCGAGATCCTCAATGTCGATGGTGATGACACCCTCGTCACCTACCGGAAAATTAGCGACTCCCTGCCCCCAGAGTTCATTGCGGGCATCGTAATGATTCTGGTCTTCCTGCAAAATCATCTGCCCTGCACGAACGCCGCCGCGCGCCAGATAATAGGAGCGTGTGCTGTCGCGATAGGTTTCGACCAGGCGCAGATCCACCAGGGTCGAAAAGGCGAACTCCGTCAGCAGAGCCGACAGCAGGGCCACAACCACCAGCACCATCAGCAGGACCATGCCCTTTTCTTGGCGCAGGAGTGATTTCTTCATGGCTCGATCCGCGGAATTTCAATTGCCGTAAGAAAGGTCAGCGGTCGTCCTGCGGCTTCCATCTCCAGGAAAAGTTCCACCATCTGCGGCAAGCCGCCACCCTCGGTGGCGTTCCACTCATCGCGCCATTCGAGACCGTCGAAAAAGCGTACGCCGAATCGCGAAATCCCGGCGGCAAGACGATGCTCCATGCCTTCGGCGTTGACCCCGGGAAGCAGGCTCTCCTCCATCCGCACCAGAATCGGCGGAGCTTCACGGTCGTCAGGGTTGAGGCGAATCTCGTAGCGAACCTGCGAAATGCCGCTGGCGCGGGGCAGTGTCGGCGAGGTGATCGTCGTTG from Geoalkalibacter ferrihydriticus DSM 17813 harbors:
- a CDS encoding acetoin utilization protein AcuC; the protein is MKDTRAFIYSSRFGDYTYGEAHPFKLLRYRLTFELINELGLLSNPATRVLEAAQAEEADLARFHRRDYLAVLREFSAAETPRANFLFGLGDLENPVFPGVYDWARLVCGGTLDAARLVADGGCRIAFHMAGGWHHAQASRASGFSYLNDAVIAIHALLERGLRVAYVDLDAHHGDGVQEAFYDNDQVLTISLHETGDDFFPHTGYVDELGCGCGYGYSVNVPLSRHCDDRLFLRAFNHIVPPLLSKFAPDVLLTQMGVDGLRTDPLTRLELTTAAYESCARWFRDSHLPWVVLGGGGYHKINVARTWTLLWGIIQGVELPDFLPKVFCGTISALGFPDYRLRDLPHQAQSDDFSRAEQALDANLEYLDRHLFPLHGIGP
- a CDS encoding tetratricopeptide repeat protein; this encodes MNNHMSASESLSPQYYRLWTPPSGTTVAVGSERTPMALPQIPLPLHRQGEDLSPPDDDAIGQGVFDYLREFPDCPHNQAYAELLRDAYPHYIAEIGSQIAMLDAREVDPPYIRRKITLLRILLLLDPNNAGLSMQLGMAYYHVGMMFSELRTCRFDLLTALAYLQKALSLSARNPSIYNYLGQIDFYLGDYPGAVRHWRGIHDQLPDGPAKQELARRIADIDRGEVPDHPLAENFEKIGEALAAFREGFIDAARREMETLAADEQFLAIYQAPEFYHFLGLCRERCEDSQGAIAAFAEALGIDEDFAPAREAFERVHAQS
- a CDS encoding MlaE family ABC transporter permease, giving the protein MGRFLEFIGGKILSIAQTTGEMLRLLVQTFYYFKEAPRNLPAIFRQMSDIGIDTLPIATLMAFFVGMVLALQTGTQLATFGTQNVIGAIVGLSMVKELGPVMTSILVAGRVGSSMAAEIGAMKVYEEIDALKTLEINPVRYLAMPRMIACLLAVPALTVFSIIVGIFGGGFISAFTPRINVPFNVYFDNLVLALDYSEIFKGLLKATVFGGIIAHVGCYVGFQTTGGARGIGHSTTRAVVMSFLLIMIANYYLTRLTL
- a CDS encoding ABC transporter ATP-binding protein; this translates as MWDKLVHGFPGSVFEEEHRGECVPEYSEPRGVDIRVENLNKSFGDLHVLKDICLDIKAGETFSIIGPSGTGKSVLLKHIVKLVKPDSGRIFIDGHDIFAEKPKDAAREYRYSMVFQTSALFNSLTVGENVGLWLREKRICNEGRIRRVIREKLRLVGLEGKEDMMTSELSGGMKKRVAIARSLAMNPDLILYDEPTAELDPVTSDELARVVMNLKEDISLTSVIVSHDLNFAFHLSDRVAMIHDGRIIEVGTPAELKASENPNVKKFIYTTTKGITGS
- a CDS encoding MlaD family protein; the protein is MAISTEKKVGLFFLVALVALALLIEFVEEIRPFESQVEYVAYFSSLVGLNQGDPVRMAGVQVGKVRSIELEDHRIKVVLQVREGTSVKEDSVVRVRQTNLLGGQFLGIDFGSVDKPVLPSGSELPTEPTVNIDEMLTDLDRNLKIALGDFSAFLEDGREQLAASGDRLASILSKVDEGEGTLGMLVNDPRLFDDVQLVAENVAEITRRLEAGEGSLGRMLTDDELYVRTTAALTNIQDISERIRRGEGTLGQLLVNTEIHDRTADALGSIRDITGKINEGEGTLGRLVHDDQLYLETTETMTRINSIAAKIDDGQGTIGRLINEDDIYRDAKTTLNKVEKTVDGLSDAGPLSALGVVLGTLF
- a CDS encoding glucosaminidase domain-containing protein; translation: MAGLMVLVLLGCQDSGPPPPTNGGQPDVVVVAPDGHAELSRLFALNDYDLDNLDQGVPKLIVTSLPQDLDRVSQVNERKRIFFLTLLPMILMGNEEIQSERDLVEFLISGFDKGRLPTEEEAERLAEIQDKYRVAGDPFSDCEVRTRLLKRVDVLPPSLVLAQAANESGWGTSRFAQVANNLFGEWTFTPGTGIVPTDRPAGEIYEVRSFPTIYDSLRSYMLNLNTHRAYAPLREKRHQARLENRPLKGVDLAQGLQAYSIRGEEYVEEIAAMIRHNQLTRFSYLNLRGL
- the gspN gene encoding type II secretion system protein GspN, whose product is MKLLFKRSKSPTKTASKSDLRRQFALHLGAFTLFIAAFVLTVLILFPDQILRARAEQLIFQQTGVRIDIGDLSLAPPLTLTLRNVAWQPELDNWPPVRIPVIRISPIWGSLFGANPAAGVTAGFPVGSMQGRMYKDGDLATTLNAIGLAPFLPTEFPYPIQGVLSGNVDASGDLSALRGQAGFQLQLDRAAVSGLEALGASEGRLSLGGITLRGELQGRNLRIEELRTADGDLLVEGRGTLLLAESPQASRITAQIEITPTMTLDPNLAELLLLTGVSPDRNGTYRLRLSGSLANPVLR
- the gspM gene encoding type II secretion system protein GspM, with the translated sequence MIGNLSPREKIFLACGAAAILLLILWLGVVSPYREAVAAAETRIASRERQLEEVRMLQREYRRLQQELTVAERHLVTGARGFSLFSFVEDVTNRTGVRENLVSMRPQSPQTQGEFREESVEIRLERIRLDQFVRLLHAMDSADIHLNTKNLRIRTRFDDRSQLDATFIVSYLQKPA